A region of the Rattus norvegicus strain BN/NHsdMcwi chromosome Y, GRCr8, whole genome shotgun sequence genome:
ttcattCCTTGCCCTAcccagataaataaaaataatacatctacatatgtgaaacaggtttcattaggttttgttagtcaaacaatccctgatcttctctgattctgagtctgcttcgatcagtttattgggtttccccttgagttccaagaccacctctctgttacctgccactctttcGCCAActatctgtttctccctcaaacttcccctcagagagtctatctatttctggcccctctccactgcttcctaaacatccatctttttttttccctgtgccaTCCCTGGTCCTCTAAGCCTTATCTCCAGTTTTttcctctccctaaagaccagactaGCTCAGTACTGTTTGTTTTAGTgtatgtgacattagacttactgttcacagccttgaactttccggcttcctctcaatgttccatccaccacagccagTCTCCTCCACAAAAGTGTGCATACAcaacacatcacatcacacattttaatttttagagcaaaaacaaattccactggaaaagatactggggatGTCAAAGGCcattgggtatctgaaacacagaaaaacaaacattttcaccccaatcctataaattccccatatatgtcccctcactttgtgaatttcaccttaatggatcttttccatcagattatagacatagatgtggacgtcgccatcaaacttgatgaagtacacggaaggcttggctagaacttggtaaatgactttgccgatctttttggacccgtcacttctggtgaactgcacacattgacctgttaagatgtcgctgccaacttctgacttcacctctgctggcgaaatctctggaatgatacggagattaccttctgtgtaatcatccaggagttGATAGAtatataggactggatctttctcataggtgatgtaaaaccagtccttcatgattggcacctgggctaggaccacccccctccagttgtccttagagccatgtttgccctcaaatttatgctccacagcacggccaaccatggcacttgcgagttgggcgtctttcacttgaggaaacacaactttgtgagtcaagaccttaagctttaaaatcctctcatcactgtgaagtgccagtccatagacacaatcaactccatcatacttgaccagatagagagagggatttgttggcagttgatctagaactatggccttccattgggtgacgggctcatcaccttccttccatccgtgtgAAATTCTGcaccccacaatgttccccagggactggggagaaggcctcttcctcttccgcttctggaaggatggtgtgctcatcctcctcacagacaccctcttcttcttggctgtagacctagtgtggtaggccacggtactcctggtccactgtcttgtggctattgttctgcgttcaggcttcatactttcccatggcctgggtttgaagagctcacctgcttaaaccagagACAAAGCTGGTACCTCTGTCATATGAGTACCTGCAataacaatgggggtggggttggggagggtgctggaccaaggctcttgtctatgagaactttggagcaggtgaggaaggcgatggtaaacaggtttgagcatctgaatctaatgctgtcataatcagaagttcatagaagtgctgggcaatggtggagcacacctttaattccagcactccagaagcagagggaagcagacctctgtgagatcaaggccaggctggtttacagaattagttccaggatagacaaaactacccacagaaaaacccaatctcataaatcaaaatctaaagttcaaaggaaaatgaaaaaatggttctctacagctcagaataacatatttagacatatttcttcagcccgaggcactttgcctatGCTGAGGAacatctccttgaatggctaggtcagtgtgggattaagtatccttgtccccactttaagcaagcagaacagagaaaggatagcaaaggagccagaagggtggccacaccccttctctaccctctaactatgagctatttggcaacatccacaagtatctgcccagagacaaagCACAGCAGTCCACTGGCCTTCtctactgtgcatcctgacccagccccaggtttattccccGAAGCTGTTGCAttttcgaccgcaacaagagtcttttgtgtaggcaacaatagccttttagaaataatatctactggggttgggatttaactcagtggtagagcagttgcgtagcaagcacagggccctgggttcctcagctccattaaaaaaaaaaaaaaaaaaaaaaaagagaaatattttctccaaaaatacacaggcacagagaggagctttggcattttagtagaattttgaattagatattgttagcaaagaataataaactccggagactgactagcctagaccatctgcctagctctcaaacgtggaagacattagaacGTAAGGTTACttgctgtacgagggaaaacttttagctttctgtgctacaagggtcccagttatcttcataaacgtatttaccaaaagaaaatgtcctagtcgtccagattctgtcttctgaaaccggtcaggcaccaataGGTTGTTGAAcagttgtggggttcaggagctgaactagctttcacaccccgctccgaagatagtgaacccaccttcaaagtagtctagcgcctccaagtggaagagatgcgcaacctccgcccttgtgctctgtgacatcatccaggctctgcttacgtcatagaacccctctcaggccagttccttccctagttacgcttagaaacttccagcatctaggttttagcttctcatgtagcctcctggtgaaccaaaataaagtccccacccaaatattctgatgactcgagtcacagtctgcccaagtagctcttttcatgctttttatttttctgaaaaactctttggtttctgagtcaccaacatccttggtggttattttcccagctcctatgttTTCTTTGGTTAACTTTAAGttattctccgtatcagaaatattgctaggctCTCTTTCCGAGGCAGCACACAGGATAGAACAACAAAATTAGCtctatcaaaacccacaattagaggagggccatttttattgaaacaaagctggaatttgacaagattaaatacc
Encoded here:
- the LOC134484250 gene encoding Y-linked testis-specific protein 1-like — translated: MKPERRTIATRQWTRSTVAYHTRSTAKKKRVSVRRMSTPSFQKRKRKRPSPQSLGNIVGCRISHGWKEGDEPVTQWKAIVLDQLPTNPSLYLVKYDGVDCVYGLALHSDERILKLKVLTHKVVFPQVKDAQLASAMVGRAVEHKFEGKHGSKDNWRGVVLAQVPIMKDWFYITYEKDPVLYIYQLLDDYTEGNLRIIPEISPAEVKSEVGSDILTGQCVQFTRSDGSKKIGKVIYQVLAKPSVYFIKFDGDVHIYVYNLMEKIH